The following coding sequences are from one Neurospora crassa OR74A linkage group I, whole genome shotgun sequence window:
- the stk-53 gene encoding serine/threonine protein kinase-53, translated as MDNRTGSRVSVRQPLGDATNRANIAAMQTSSRPKLEANAKSWKNTNRSKSNPPIITDIPLVQHHIVTIPSPVAVPDVPSMSRLRHPSSLQQMNTQASDARRVSQFSNVSSNASITRLQKTHIGPWQLGKTLGKGASARVRLARHRTTHQLVAIKIVAKSTAHVTQATSMANLDRVDYRKPSISTDGVRRMPLAIEREVAILKLIQHPNIIKLHDIWENRQDIYLVTEYVEKGDLFDFINWNGSLNEEEAIFYYRQIMSALEYCHSFNICHRDLKPENILLKADGQIKIADFGMAALHQEPTHHLKTACGSPHYAAPELLKHQPYKGSAVDIWAMGVILFAMLAGRLPFDDSDMDAMLQRARKGYYKMPSELSREAKDLIRKILVVNPLQRITMKQMWKHPLIKKYDYVDDYQQSDGQPQDVLRNADIGPIPEKEVDPQILRQLKAMWHAYSEAQIKEKLGQTKPNDQKVFYWLLYRHRHAQLENYNNDIPISKSDFHHLKPPNWGKRISTCEFTQSSRNGHGRSISKFTVISNVAEVNDSGTVRSYDPYRASQVLRNCASEASHARIIVHRNPSEPGTRSNTSNIAHSYNSYTSFGGSFRRRPRMSSQRTNTTGRLRSSMGSMGSLRSLNGTPRVRANNRSRRGVDFSSIRARDRLQARVRENVRAAPSSAAGSSVVDRRNSCRQQQRQKAAIIHSADNTLKSRDETLIWDEELQQLGYRIAMDCDEAFRSSLVGSETSVAVSGSRENSPFSLSLGASSPSPQPESPTALPLQQQAVNHSWVNRPLPPIPSIEISPVVNQTYGVNVVRPAPLRIERLSLGNCASASQTLVPDRRIVSEPVYTTPANRDPRQLPSINETASEDWTRNASTRWASPDTPSPAENNKALNYLARAENTIRVVNSPTAGPVPMPEPLNVRKVSKATPAASGESNYRKTALSNIPPDFKENCPPGTQQEEQGVGDNTVNAGAPAKKRVPSWFRRSSKDNTSFATTANTAAIHNDSTIISDIHQQLDGLESQSSARPDPYPNKKKAFSLAFWKGSKSENSSPTASTFDISTSKEGGGKKHKSSKSESRVVSGATSQSWGEGEGVGRQIEVQQNWLARLFRVKPATRHLCFSMPRRRARQEVAILLREWRQFGIKDVEVDKERNIIFARVGAQNVHNVKEVSFAIEIMMVIEHGKRNQRTQLSIARFTQEKGAASSFHKVVDAINVEFRNRGLLVTDKRKTQMMIKTLNS; from the exons ATGGACAATCGAACGGGCTCTCGTGTCTCCGTCCGCCAACCCCTCGGCGACGCGACCAACAGAGCAAACATCGCCGCAATGCAAACCAGCTCGCGACCCAAGCTCGAGGCTAACGCAAAGTCATGGAAGAATACCAACCGCAGCAAATCTAACCCTCCCATCATTACCGACATCCCTCTCGTTCAGCATCATATCGTAACCATCCCTTCTCCCGTTGCTGTACCGGATGTCCCCTCCATGAGCCGCCTCCGCCACCCTTCTTCGCTTCAGCAGATGAACACCCAGGCCTCTGATGCGCGCCGTGTCTCGCAATTCTCCAATGTCTCCTCCAATGCGTCCATCACACGCCTACAAAAGACCCATATCGGTCCATGGCAGTTGGGCAAGACCCTCGGCAAAGGTGCCTCTGCCCGCGTTCGCCTTGCGCGCCATCGCACCACCCACCAGCTGGTTGCCATCAAGATCGTAGCCAAGAGCACTGCCCACGTTACGCAAGCTACGAGTATGGCGAACCTGGACCGAGTCGACTATCGCAAGCCAAGCATAAGCACCGACGGGGTCCGCCGAATGCCCCTCGCTATCGAGAGAGAGGTTGCGATCCTGAAGCTCATTCAGCATCCGAACATCATCAAGCTACATGACATCTGGGAGAACAGACAGGATAT CTATCTTGTCACCGAGTACGTCGAAAAGGGTGACCTGTTTGACTTCATCAACTGGAACGGCAGCCTcaacgaagaggaagcgATTTTCTACTATCGGCAAATCATGAGCGCTCTAGAGTACTGCCATAGCTTCAACATTTGCCATCGGGACCTGAAGCCCGAAAACATCTTGCTCAAGGCAGATGGCCAAATCAAGATTGCCGATTTTGGCATGGCAGCCCTGCACCAGGAGCCAACCCATCACCTCAAAACCGCTTGCGGCAGTCCTCATTATGCTGCCCCCGAGCTGCTGAAGCATCAACCCTACAAGGGCTCAGCCGTGGACATCTGGGCCATGGGAGTTATTTTGTTTGCCATGTTGGCTGGCCGTCTCCCCTTCGATGACAGTGACATGGACGCGATGCTTCAAAGGGCCAGAAAAGGCTATTACAAAATGCCAAGCGAGCTCTCTCGAGAGGCTAAAGACCTTATCCGGAAAATCTTGGTCGTCAACCCACTACAACGCATTACCATGAAGCAGATGTGGAAGCATCCCCTCATCAAGAAGTATGACTATGTCGACGATTATCAGCAGAGCGATGGTCAACCGCAGGACGTCTTGAGGAACGCAGACATTGGCCCCATCCCGGAGAAGGAAGTCGATCCCCAGATTCTCAGACAGCTCAAGGCCATGTGGCATGCCTATTCAGAGGCCCAAATCAAGGAGAAACTTGGTCAAACCAA ACCAAACGACCAGAAGGTGTTTTATTGGCTTCTCTACCGGCATAGACATGCACAACTCGAGAACTATAACAACGACATTCCCATTTCGAAGAGCGATTTCCACCACTTGAAGCCCCCTAACTGGGGCAAGCGCATCTCGACCTGCGAATTCACACAGTCCTCTAGAAACGGTCATGGGAGAAGCATTTCCAAGTTCACTGTCATCTCCAACGTCGCCGAAGTTAATGATTCCGGCACTGTCAGGAGCTATGATCCATACAGAGCGTCACAAGTTCTGCGCAATTGCGCTTCGGAAGCGAGCCACGCAAGGATCATTGTCCACCGCAATCCCTCCGAGCCAGGAACCCGGTCCAATACGTCGAACATTGCCCATTCGTACAACTCCTATACTTCTTTTGGCGGTTCTTTCCGAAGGCGGCCGAGAATGAGCTCTCAACGCACAAATACCACGGGGCGCTTGCGATCGTCCATGGGATCTATGGGTTCACTCAGAAGTCTCAACGGTACACCCCGTGTGCGGGCAAACAACCGATCCAGAAGAGGTGTTGATTTTTCCAGCATTCGTGCCAGAGACCGACTCCAGGCTCGTGTTCGCGAGAATGTGCGGGCTGCTCCGAGCAGTGCAGCGGGAAGTAGTGTGGTCGATAGACGTAACTCTTgcaggcagcagcagagacAGAAGGCCGCAATTATTCATTCTGCCGACAACACTCTGAAATCGAGAGATGAGACGCTCATCTGGGACGAGGAACTGCAGCAGCTTGGCTATAGGATTGCAATGGATTGCGATGAAGCATTCCGTAGCTCTCTTGTCGGGTCTGAAACTAGTGTTGCTGTTAGCGGGTCTCGTGAGAACAGTCCGTTTTCCCTCTCCCTGGGTGCATCTTCGCCATCTCCGCAGCCAGAGTCACCGACGGCACTACccctccaacaacaagccGTCAATCATTCGTGGGTGAAccggcctcttcctccaatcCCATCCATCGAAATATCTCCAGTTGTAAATCAGACCTATGGGGTGAACGTAGTCCGTCCAGCTCCTCTCAGGATAGAGCGACTTTCTCTAGGCAATTGCGCCTCAGCCTCACAAACTCTTGTCCCAGACCGCCGCATTGTCTCGGAGCCTGTCTACACGACGCCTGCCAACAGGGACCCTCGACAATTACCGTCCATAAATGAGACGGCGTCCGAAGACTGGACGCGAAATGCTTCCACCAGATGGGCCTCTCCTGACACACCATCACCGGCTGAGAACAACAAAGCGCTGAACTACCTGGCTAGAGCCGAGAACACTATTCGTGTGGTCAACTCTCCTACGGCAGGCCCCGTCCCTATGCCGGAACCTCTTAATGTCCGCAAGGTCTCCAAGGCAACCCCAGCCGCGTCTGGTGAAAGCAACTACCGCAAGACGGCCTTGTCGAACATCCCTCCTGATTTCAAGGAGAACTGCCCGCCGGGAACACAGCAGGAAGAGCAGGGTGTTGGCGATAACACTGTCAATGCTGGCGCTCCGGCTAAGAAGCGTGTCCCGTCTTGGTTCAGGCGGTCCTCCAAAGATAACACGAGCTttgccaccaccgccaatACGGCCGCGATTCACAACGATAGCACAATCATCTCTGATATTCACCAGCAACTGGACGGCCTTGAATCACAGTCTAGTGCTAGACCAGACCCGTACccgaacaagaagaaggccttcAGCCTTGCATTCTGGAAGGGATCCAAGAGTGAGAACTCGTCGCCTACAG CATCGACTTTTGATATCAGCACCAGCAAAGAAGGCGGTGGGAAGAAACACAAGTCCAGCAAGAGCGAGTCAAGAGTGGTTAGTGGCGCGACTTCACAGAGCTGGGGTGAGGGCGAAGGGGTTGGCCGTCAGATTGAGGTTCAGCAGAATTGGCTGGCCCGGCTGTTCCGGGTCAAGCCTGCTACGCGACACCTGTGCTTCTCCATGCCTAGACGGCGGGCTCGGCAAGAGGTGGCGATCCTGCTCAGGGAGTGGCGCCAGTTTGGCATCAAGGATGTCGAGGTCGATAAGGAACGCAACATCATCTTTGCCCGCGTGGGCGCCCAGAATG TGCACAACGTCAAGGAGGTCTCGTTTGCGATTGAAATCATGATGGTAATTGAGCATGGCAAGCGTAACCAGCGAACCCAACTCAGCATTGCGCGTTTCACGCAGGAGAAGGGAGCAGCTAGCAGCTTCCACAAGGTTGTTGATGCGATCAACGTGGAGTTCCGCAACCGCGGGCTGCTTGTCACCGACAAGCGCAAGACGCAGATGATGATCAAGACACTCAACTCTTGA
- the acu-9 gene encoding malate synthase, variant: protein MASVETLLQGVTISGPIEEHQRKILTPQALSFVALLHRSFNQTRKNLLERRQLRQAEIDRGVLPDFLPETKHIRENPTWKGAPPAPGLVDRRVEITGPTDRKMVVNALNSDVYTYMADFEDSSAPTWANMVNGQVNLYDAIRRQIDFKQGPKEYKLRTDRTLPTLIVRPRGWHLEEKHVTIDGEPVSGSLFDFGLYFFHNAKELVQRGFGPYFYLPKMESHLEARLWNDAFNLAQDYVGIPRGTIRGTVLIETILAAFEMDEIIYELREHSSGLNCGRWDYIFSTIKKFRNHSSFVLPDRSCVTMTVPFMDAYVKLLIQTCHKRGVHAMGGMAAQIPIKDDKAANDKAMEGVRADKLREARAGHDGTWVAHPALASIALEVFNKHMPTPNQLFNRREDVKIGQQDLLNMNVPGSITEEGIRKNLNIGLGYMEAWIRGVGCVPINYLMEDAATAEVSRSQLWQWVKHGVTTAEGKRVDKSYALKLLKEQTDELASKAPQGNKFNLAAQYFATQVTGEDYADFLTSLLYNEITSAGNSLPASKL, encoded by the exons ATGGCTTCCGTCGAGACTCTTCTCCAGGGCGTCACCATCAGCGGCCCCATTGAGGAGCACCAGAGGAAGATCCTGACTCCCCAGGCCCTCTCCTTCgtcgccctcctccaccgttCCTTCAACCAGACCCGCAAGAACCTCCTCGAGCGCCGTCAGCTCCGCCAGGCCGAGATCGACCGCGGTGTCCTCCCCGACTTCCTCCCCGAGACCAAGCACATCCGTGAGAACCCCACATGGAAGGGTGCGCCTCCCGCTCCCGGTCTCGTCGACCGCCGCGTCGAGATCACCGGTCCCACCGACCGCAAGATGGTCGTCAACGCTCTCAACTCCGATGTCTACACCTACATGGCCGACTTCGAGGACTCCAGCGCCCCTACCTGGGCCAACATGGTCAACGGCCAGGTGAACCTCTACGATGCTATCCGTCGCCAGATCGACTTCAAGCAAGGCCCGAAGGAATACAAGCTCCGCACCGACAGGACTCTTCCCACCCTCATCGTCCGCCCTCGTGGCTGGCACCTTGAGGAGAAGCACGTCACCATTGACGGCGAGCCCGTCAGCGGTTCGCTTTTCGACTTTGGTCTTTACTTCTTCCACAACGCCAAGGAGCTCGTCCAGCGCGGCTTCGGCCCCTACTTCTACCTCCCCAAGATGGAGTCTCACCTTGAGGCCCGTCTGTGGAACGACGCCTTCAACCTCGCCCAGGACTACGTTGGCATTCCCCGCGGCACCATCCGTGGTACCGTCCTGATCGAGACCATTCTCGCCGCCTTCGAGATGGACGAGATCATCTACGAGCTCCGCGAGCACTCCTCCGGTCTTAACTGCGGCCGTTGGGATTATATCTTCTCCACCATCAAGAAGTTCCGCAACCACTCCTCCTTCGTCCTCCCCGACCGCTCCTGCGTCACCATGACCGTTCCCTTCATGGACGCCTACGTCAAGCTCCTCATCCAGACCTGCCACAAGCGTGGTGTCCACGCCATGGGCGGCATGGCCGCTCAGATCCCCATCAAGGACGACAAGGCCGCCAACGACAAGGCCATGGAGGGCGTTCGCGCCGACAAGCTCCGTGAAGCCCGTGCCGGCCACGACGGTACCTGGGTTGCTCACCCCGCCCTTGCCAGCATTGCCCTTGAGGTCTTCAACAAGCACATGCCTACCCCCAACCAGCTCTTCAACCGCCGTGAGGACGTCAAGATTGGCCAGCAGGACCTGCTCAACATGAACGTCCCCGGCTCGATCACCGAGGAGGGTATCCGCAAGAACCTCAACATTGGTCTCGGTTACATGGAGGCCTGGATCCGTGGTGTCGGTTGCGTCCCCATCAACTACCTCAT ggAGGatgccgccaccgccgagGTTTCCCGCTCCCAGCTCTGGCAGTGGGTCAAGCACGGcgtcaccaccgccgagGGCAAGCGCGTCGACAAGTCGTACGCCCTCAAGCTTCTCAAGGAGCAGACCGACGAGCTCGCCTCCAAGGCTCCCCAGGGTAACAAGTTCAACCTTGCCGCTCAGTACTTCGCCACCCAGGTGACTGGCGAGGACTATGCCGACTTCTTGACCTCCCTCCTTTACAACGAGATTACCAGTGCTGGTAACTCGTTGCCTGCTTCCAAGCTCTAA
- the tca-14 gene encoding fumarate hydratase — protein MLRSMRTAGRLAKPRAAAAAASTCLSGTARVASNAASSSSKAAVSFSVAPKTTARYFSSSSAMAKNTRIETDAFGEIEVEDDKYWGAQTQRSLSNFKINQPQDRMPPPIIKAFGILKGAAAKVNTRYGLDPKIAEAIQQAAKEVADLKLLDHFPLVVWQTGSGTQSNMNANEVISNRAIEILGGVKGSKKPVHPNDHVNRSASSNDTFPTVMHIAAVLEVEGELLPALKSLRDALQAKVDEFEAKKIIKIGRTHLQDATPLTLAQEFSGYVAQLDFGIKRVEESLPDLRLLAQGGTAVGTGINTYIGFAEAIAEEVTKMTGTEFKTAPNKFEALAAHDALVHAHGALNTLAASLTKIAQDIRYLGSGPRCGLGELNLPENEPGSSIMPGKVNPTQCEALTMVCAQVMGNHVATTIGGMNGQFELNVYKPLIIRNFLHSVRLLADGMRSFEKNLVHGLTANEERIAKIMKESLMLVTCLNPKIGYDMASKVAKNAHKKGLTLKQSALELGALTEEEFDALVKPELMIGPQPYKG, from the exons ATGCTTCGATCGATGCGCACTGCCGGCCGCCTGGCCAAGCCtcgggctgctgctgccgctgctagCACATGCCTCTCTGGCACCGCCCGCGTTGCTTCAAATGccgccagctcctcctccaaggcCGCCGTCAGCTTCTCCGTTGCTCCCAAGACCACTGCTCGTTacttctccagctcctccgccATGGCCAAGAACACCAGAATCGAGACCGACGCCTTTGGCGAGATTGAGGTCGAGGATGACAAGTACTGGGGCGCCCAGACCCAGCGCTCTCTGAGCAACTTCAAGATCAACCAGCCCCAGGACCGCATGCCCCCTCCCATCATCAAGGCTTTCGGTATCCTCAAGGGCGCTGCCGCCAAGGTTAACACGCGCTACGGCCTTG ACCCCAAGATTGCCGAGGCCATCCAGCAGGCCGCCAAGGAGGTCGCCGACCTCAAGCTCCTCGACCACTTCCCCCTCGTCGTCTGGCAGACCGGCTCCGGCACCCAGTCCAACATGAACGCCAACGAGGTCATCTCCAACCGTGCCATTGAGATCCTCGGCGGCGTCAAGGGCTCCAAGAAGCCTGTGCACCCCAACGACCACGTCAACCGCTCCGCCTCGTCCAACGACACCTTCCCTACCGTCATGCACATCGCCGCCGTCCTCGAGGTCGAGGGTGAGCTCCTGCCCGCGCTCAAGTCCCTCCGCGACGCCCTCCAGGCCAAGGTGGACGAGttcgaggccaagaagatcaTCAAGATCGGCCGCACCCACTTGCAGGACGCCACCCCCTTGACTCTCGCCCAGGAGTTCTCTGGCTACGTTGCCCAGCTCGACTTCGGCATCAAGCGCGTCGAGGAGTCCCTCCCCGACCTCCGCCTGCTCGCCCAGGGCGGCACCGCCGTCGGCACCGGCATCAACACGTACATTGGCTTCGCCGAGGCCATTGCCGAGGAAGTCACCAAGATGACCGGCACCGAGTTCAAGACGGCCCCCAACAAGTTTGAGGCTCTCGCCGCGCACGACGCCCTCGTCCACGCTCACGGCGCCCTCAACACCCTGGCTGCCTCTTTGACCAAGATCGCCCAGGACATCCGCTACCTCGGCTCCGGCCCGCGCTGCGGCCTCGGCGAGCTCAACCTGCCCGAGAACGAGCCCGGCTCGTCCATCATGCCGGGCAAGGTCAACCCCACCCAGTGCGAGGCCTTGACCATGGTCTGCGCGCAGGTGATGGGCAACCACGTGGCCACCACCATTGGCGGCATGAACGGCCAGTTCGAGCTGAACGTGTACAAGCCTCTGATCATCCGCAACTTCTTGCACTCTGTCCGCCTGTTGGCCGATGGCATGCGCTCCTTCGAGAAGAACTTGGTCCACGGCTTGACGGCCAACGAGGAGAGGATTGCCAAGATCATGAAGGAGAGTCTGATGCTGGTTACTTGCTTGAACCCCAAGATTGGCTACGACATGGCGTCCAAGGTGGCCAAGAACGCGCACAAGAAGGGCTTGACGCTCAAGCAGTCGGCGCTCGAGCTGGGTGCgttgacggaggaggagtttgatGCCTTGGTGAAGCCCGAGTTGATGATTGGTCCTCAGCCTTACAAGGGTTAG